A genomic window from Nematostella vectensis chromosome 9, jaNemVect1.1, whole genome shotgun sequence includes:
- the LOC125572183 gene encoding uncharacterized protein LOC125572183: MKRTIKSLKEWCTKKKENYCCINPPLFEIELDHVILDELHMMLRITDRLTENLIIEVMEKDSKEDMHKPRGECKGIGLDKLIKAINDIGITFNVWEKLNADGKSSKQKDWTSLVGSDKKKLMKFLPEKLKSMNILFDETKSEVIKLWEDFHSLYLLICCANADETTPDSIHQKTKAWIELFSKLGAKRVGYGNARVTPYMHAVPYHIPQFILSHGPIIQFSGQGVEKNNDDAKRIYYQKSNKWDAAKDILLLESRQKSLEHHEREKRKYVKRNEEWWNSKILDSRKRRRNTESNYTATTSNTLDE; the protein is encoded by the coding sequence ATGAAAAGAACAATCAAATCACTTAAGGAGTGGTgtacaaaaaagaaagagaattATTGTTGTATCAACCCACCTTTATTTGAGATTGAACTAGATCATGTCATTCTGGATGAACTGCATATGATGTTAAGGATAACAGACAGGCTGACAGAAAATTTGATTATTGAAGTAATGGAAAAAGACAGCAAAGAAGATATGCACAAACCAAGAGGAGAATGTAAAGGCATAGGCCTTGATAAGCTAATTAAAGCAATTAATGACATTGGCATAACATTTAATGTGTGGGAAAAACTGAATGCAGATGGAAAATCAAGTAAGCAGAAAGACTGGACAAGTTTAGTTggctctgacaaaaaaaagctGATGAAATTTCTTCCTGAAAAGCTGAAATCCATGAATATACTCTTTGATGAAACCAAGTCTGAGGTCATAAAGCTTTGGGAAGACTTCCATTCATTATACCTGCTGATATGCTGTGCAAATGCTGATGAAACTACACCAGATTCTATTCACCAAAAGACCAAAGCATGGATAGAATTATTTTCCAAGCTTGGTGCGAAACGTGTTGGTTATGGTAATGCCAGGGTGACCCCATACATGCATGCAGTTCCATACCACATACCCCAGTTTATCTTAAGTCATGGGCCAATCATACAGTTTTCAGGGcaaggtgtggaaaaaaaCAACGATGATGCTAAGCGCATATACTACCAAAAGTCCAATAAATGGGATGCAGCTAAGGACATTCTGCTTTTGGAGTCTAGGCAAAAATCTCTAGAGCACCACGAAagagagaagagaaaataTGTGAAGCGAAATGAGGAATGGTGGAATAGCAAAATTTTAGACTCAAGGAAAAGAAGAAGGAACACAGAATCAAATTATACTGCAACTACGAGTAACACTCTGGATGAATAA